A segment of the Zingiber officinale cultivar Zhangliang chromosome 8B, Zo_v1.1, whole genome shotgun sequence genome:
GATTTATGTAATTATATAGTAATACCCAATGTGTTCTTTTCAAAATTCTACCTAATCACAACTCAAACAATCAAGTGAATGTTTCTCTGCTCCAAGCTTTTCTAGCTCACCTACAGTGCGAGAAATAGTAATCAAGTAAGAATTTCAAGAAGAACATTTCAATAGATAATGAATTTAAAGTGCAAGTATAGTCGGgcacaaaaaaaataaagcaatactATTCTTTGGGGTAATCAATGCGTGCAATTTTTGCAACAAGAACAGCCAGCTGAATTGCTATCTGACCAATGACCAATGACACCAACAACGTAGCAGAATTAGCACAGATTCAAACTGGAAATTTAAGACCAGATAATTCAGATCTATGTTGTGCAAGTATAATGTAAAGTCAAGCCTTTCATCCCAAATAAAGTGCATAAAACAAAACCTAGCCAAACATCACCTGGGTATTTTCTTCTCGCAAGTGTAAGAGCAACTTTGTTTGGATGTGATTCTTCTCACCATTTCTAATGCCACTGGAAAAGGCATTTTCAGACATAGACAACAAAGAAATGAAGGTTGATAAGGCAAAAATTATGTTGCAGAATTTAAAAACATAAAGGCACTAGTGGAGGAGACAGAGGGGCTCTTCAGATGATTTTTTGGATATTTAAGAATGGAAGTTCCATTGAATGGAAAATTTTGGCAAACCAATCTGTTAAAAGTAATCAGTTGAAGAAAAGATAGTCAAAAGATAATAAACAGTCAACCGAATTCACATCACATAGCACAAATATAAAAAGAAGAATTTTTCCAGTCTTCTTGTTCTGAATCCTCCCATTGCAACTAGGAAATGACTGATGGAACACGCTTGATTCAGTTTATTTGGCTTCTAATCTTAGATAAGATATACATGAAAGGATGTAGCCCACTTATCACATGGCCCAGTTCCAGTTATTGAAAGAGCCTTCAGGAAATGGAGTCCACCCACAAGCCAAAGTAATGATGACATATTTAAGATAAATAGCTCCAGCTTCACATGAAGAACCTGCCCTCTCATCATTGAATGCCAAAGGGTATGGAAGCCAATCAATAAGCCACACACAATTCTATCAGTGAAAGCAATTGATCTCACAATGTATGGTTGAAAATCACTCTCTCTAAACAATGCTGAAGGTATATTCAAAAGTGAAGGATATAGGTAGGATGCATATGATTCTGGGCATAACTGCTGGAACAGCAGCTCATACAAGTTACTTTCATGACCAGCAAATCTATGTTGATAAGTTCAAGAAGATCAACAATCTAAGAGATGGAGCAAAACTAGGAGATCGAGCATCGCCAAGATCAGCTAATGACTAGGGACAACAAGTGGGACAACAGCCCAGCCCACGGAATTGCCATAACTTAGATAGTGAACACTTAAGTTTCATTTTTATCATGTGTGGTTTAGAGTTTATGGTGGCACTGTTTGTATGTTATCTATAGATACACATCGCTGCCCGTAGTTTTATGGTCCAAAAACATAACCAACAGAAACACACAAAAGTAGTAGGTTAGTGTACAGTGTATCACTAATCTAGGATGGCTATTCATCATCATCCTCTGTTAGATTGGTTGTTGCCTTTCTTTTTCATCGTGATGCATGAAGTGAAATCTTCTCTCCTTTCTTGTGGAATTTTTTACTTCCTTAGGGTTTCAATGTATAGTGTGCATTTGCATTATATTTGTTCTCACTTCAAAGTGTTTTTGTTTGATTTTTCATACTTGGGACCAAACTGATTTCAGCATGATTATGAATGGTTTGAATTTACAACAAGCAGGTCCAGCGGAACTTCCAATGGTTACACTAAGTATGTGGACAAGACAATTTCTTCTATGATATCAACAAACATATAAAGAATGCTTCGAGGACCTTAATAAACAAAAACTGGTACATCAGTCCCGTCAATTATAATGCTTCGAAAATGAGATATCCAGGCCAAGATAAAGACACCCGTGGGATAAGATAGTAACGCCAAGTGCATCTAGATAATGCAAGTAGACTCCCTATCTAGTGTAAACTCATCCATATGTGTCCAAATAGCGTTTCAGTTAGAACTATTTCTCCAAATGTCATCCTAATAACTAAATTCTCACTTGCCCGTTAAATTTAGTCCGCATAGGCAATGAACTATCTAACAACCTGAATCATTCTTAGTGACAAGTGAAATATGAATTGTTAGAACAAAAAAAAcagtaaaaggaaaaaaaaacaagaacgaGTGAGTTGAACTTCTCACGAGGTATCACGGCGGTGTCTCCAGTAGCGACTGATGCTGTTCttaaaatacacagaggcaagaAGAAGAGCATCATCCCGGCAACCTGAATCCCTCGCGGCAATGATCTCCTGCGTCAACCGTTTCCCGCAGTCAAACGATATGTTCAAGAAATATAGAGATCCTAAGGTTGCGATCCAAGGCGGCTAAAAATTACGAGAAGACAGGTGCAGAATCCGGGGCGGTTCTCGCACTGAGCTAGGGCGGATTCCGCTTGCTTGCGGGTGGACTCGTCAATGCTCAAGGCGTTGGAGAGGAACGAGTACACAGTGTGGAGGTCGGCTGCCGAGAGCGACATTTCCTCGCCGGAAGCCGAGTGATCCTTGCACGGAACCTGGATatggcaatcgattgaggttgATTTCGGTGGAGATCGGTGGATGTCAATGCAAAGGAAGCGGACAGCCTGAGTCGAGAGAAGGACGCGGACGGGTTTTCCCTGGCGAGAGGCGAGAGGCGAGAGGCGAGAGGCGAAGACGAACCGATAAAAGGAGAGAAGAGGGCAGATAGAAAAGTCGTTCTTttttaatttccctttttaaTCATCACTGCGATATTTAATTGAAGTCCTTCCTTTTTTTTTGTCTTATATTTTCCGTCCGGAATTGTATTACAAATCAGCATCAAATTTTCTGTATTATATTGTTTGACATGCCgatataatttttttcaaatatgtCCATGTAATCTTTAAAGTCtcttatgatatatatatataagagcaCTCTATCCGATTTTTTACATTCtaaaatacttttattttaacactataatataaaattactctaatttaataaaaaaaattatcattatattaaaataatctttattaatttgatattCTAATTTAGTTAAAATCACTTTGCGATATTGTAATTTTTGATGGTATTAAAATGAaatttgatcaattttaattagtaaaatgtattttgatataataatattttataattaaattatataaaaaatattgaaGGCAATAAATCTTAATTTGGGAAATTATATACTATCACCAGAACATCATGTCATTGTAAGATGCAATTGCAAGCAAACGACGAAATGGATAATAACAATAATACAACAATCAGTGAGTTTAATGTTCCTTCAATTCAGGACcataaataacaaataataatagAATGGCCACAAAATTATGCCATGAAAAAAACAGGATTGATATGATCGTGCCAAATGCCTCAAATCAATCAACCACTCTCTTCGGCTTCAATTGTTGCAGATGCAGGATCCAGGACAGGAAAATGACGAGGAAGTATGAGGAGAGGCTCACTATTGCGATGACCCTGATATGCTTGACCCAGTGCGTAACCTAATGCTCTAGCAACTGGAACAGCAACAGCATTGCCCACTTGAATGTATCTGAAACAAGAATCAAACTGAGTTACGAGTTCAACTTAAAAGGATCGGGCAATTGGCTGATGATATTGTGTTGTATTTAAGAATTCTAAATTAGGTAAGTAGAACCAAGAAGTTGAGTTTTAATATCTACTTCTCATTTTATACCCTCTTTACCAACCACCAAGCACTACTACAACATTAAAGCACAAATAAGAGCAATGAGCAAGCAATATCTTAGTATCTAAAAATCTTATGAAAACCAGTATGAAAATATAAACGTTGAAAAgtgcaattatatatatatatatatatatatatatatatatatatatggtcttcaaaataaatatttttattttacggTCTTCAATTGAGTCAAAATagaggaaaggaagaaaaagaaaacaatagtTTCCATGTCTACTTCAGTAGAGGAATTAAAAAGGTAcgaaatatctctcttttaattcAGTCCAAATTTACCCTGAAAAGGTATAAAATAATAGGATATTATCAAAAAAGAGTAATTTTAAAACTGCCtgtcttgaatgaaaaaaaaaaagtcaaaaagttgaaattaatttaaaaaaactaagTAATATCAACAAAATAATTTTACCAAAAATGCTCATTTTATGAAGTACCACAGCAAACTATGTTAGTGACACATCAACATAGAGAAAGAAAACTATAATAGGAGTTGGTTCTACCTTTCTTTTATTGACCCTCGGAGTTGATAGTAATCTGGGAAGCCTTGTAGCCTGGCATTCTCACGAATTGAGAGTACTCTATCTTGCTCTGGGTGCAAAATTACCTATCAACATACAAATCATTACAATGATTAACAACTAAAAAACCTTATGTACTGTAGTTCATCAATTTAATGTTGTACCTGGTTGTGAGGCTCAGCTCTTGTTACAACAGTGGGAACCGTTTCATCCCACCACAGCCGTCCAAAAGgcctataaaaaaaattattataaactaAATATTGTAGCAGATATGGTACAAGATAAGAAAAAATGATGTTGTAGTGTACTTCGGGGATTTTCCTTTGATAAAGGACATTGCATAATCAGGAACCTGCAGCAAAGAATTGTTTCAGATGAGCTGAGATTACACCTATAGCTAGCAATCAATGCCTCATTAAGTACCAGTGGTTTCCCAGATGGCAAGTAAACTCTCTCGACTTCTGGATCCCACTCAACTATATTATCATTACCAACTCTAACTCCTGGCAAATCCCTGAAGTTTGCACCCTACAAAGACAACCAAATTTTGAATTGAGTCTGAATTCAGAACAATATTCCCTCACAGAATCGAAAAGCAAGAACTAAGAGTGGGGAGACCAAGCAAACCTTTTTCTTTGGTATTGCACAAACTCGCTGATAATCATCCTCATTTAATTGCAAAGGCCTGTGATCAAAAAGTGGATATTTTGCAATAGGCCTCTCCACAATAGACCCAGAAGCTAAAGCTTCTGCACATCAAACAGAAAACTATTATGAAAGCACAGTCAACAGAAAAACCTAAAAACAATAGGACACTGTAGAAATGTTGCTTGTGATGCAAACTAGGAACATTACTAcaggattttaaaatttattatgggaaaatcttctctttacacgAATAAGCTTTTTAAGAAATAGAAAGTTGAAAATAGTTTATTCTAGAGTATGAAAAAATTTGGCATGTTCTAATTTAGTAGGATTTCGTAGAATTATCGTATTTCCCAATTAACTATCTTTGCCTTTAAATCAGTTAGAGTGAGGTCTACAAAAGAAAGTTGTGTTGTTTCAATTTATCAATTTATGGCACTAGCAAACAAttacttgttcaaaaatttaCATGGTAGAAATTTTATAATAGccaaaacaaaatatatagagagagaaataATATCCTACACACCCTTAAGTGAGCAACTGTAGAGGACATCTGACGTGGGCAATGTTGTGGCAAATCTCATCTTTTTCCTCTCTCATCTACATGcaagaaaataaaattctcttctttcctttgattGTATTCAACAACCACtataatattgatttttaaaaactagCACCACAATCTAAATACACCAATATTTAAGCTGTGTTGCTAGTTTCAAGCACCAAAGTGGTgccattttttaaaaaacaacaccATAGTAGTAATTGATGTATTTAAGCTGTGATGTTTATTTTAAAATGCTACCACCGCAGTGATAGCTAGTGTATTTAAGCTGTGATGCTGGTGGGCCAAAGTGGTTGTTGCATGCAATTAAAGAAGATAAAacaaagaattttattttattgcatgcatatgagagagaaaagagatgagATTTGTCACAACACCACATTAGATCACTCACATCGGAGGTCGCCCACAGTCACTCACCTAAGGAAGTGCaagatatcatatatatatatatatatataatgcaacATACCAATCCTTGAAAGACGAATGAACTTCTGGAACTCTGTGATTGGAGGTCTACCATAGGGCATTTCATCTCTATCTTCATAATTATTGATCTAATTCAAAGTAGGAATAGTACATATTAATAACTTCAATAATCCATGAATTGTGTaaaattgattaaatcaaatgAGAATATAAATACCACAGGGAGGTCAGATATTGCATCCTCTAAGAGTAGTTTCTTCTCAAGTTGAGGATGTTGATCTTCATTATATGCAACAATGTTTTGCTATAAATGAGCAAGACATTAGTAGGAAATACAGCAAGACACAAAGATTAAGCTTTAGTTACCATCAGACTAGCATAAGTCAGATTCAAGTCCTAATTGATTTCATTTTAGTCAAATATAACCGTCAAATAATATGCATATTCAAACCAAGATCATATGCCAAGTTAGAATAGAATATTGAATATAGCAAATAGCAAATTTGTTAAAATCAGTTACTATTAATCAAGTCTAGTTTAACTAATAAAATTACAAACTTTATTTGGGAATACACGACCATAATGTTACTAACTGATATTCATAAAAACTAATGGATATAAAAGGCTATTGAGAATGGAATACATAGTCTGTACCTCAAACTCATTAGGTgtacccccacgaaccaccacatCATGAGTAGGTCATGGAAATTGAGGCAAAATCTGCAACAAAAAATGTTAGAACACACTAAACAAAAAACTCAAGAAATTTATGATATTGCACATGGAAAAAAGTGCAACCTCAGTTGGGCGAGCACCCCAAAGGAATGCTCGCATTCGAAATTGAGGCAAACCGTAGCATCCAGCAACCATCATACCAAGCCTTGCCTGATAGTTCATGGCAACTAGCCTGCTCAATGCATATCTTCCCAAAAAACCATTAGCAAACTTGAGAATGTCAACCACATTCTCCATAAGGACATATTTTGGTTTCAAGAAattaacaatatccataaaaacaAGCATTTGTTGATTCTTTGGATCTTCTAATGGGGCATTTATATTTCTGAATCGATTAAATCCACTTATTCCTTGACATGGTGGACCACCACAAATCACATCCACTTGGCCCTGTAGTAAGAGCAAATAAACAATTAGAACatgtaaaagaatcacattttaaATTTACCAACTAGAAAGGAAAAGTTAAAAGAATGAAAGAAAAAACCATACAGGTAATGGTAAAATATTCTTCTTGTATCCACTCTTCACAAACTCCATAATTTTCTCTTCACAATTGCTGGTAGAGCATATTTAAGTTACAAATCAGCTATAAAATATTAGAAACAGTATTCGTGCATTAAGTACCTTAAGCCATCAATTGGCTCCCATGTATCATAGCTAGGATTATATCCTTTCCAACGAACCTACAAGATGGAGAAAAGTTACTCAATGCTTTTTTTGATGCTGTAAGGATGGAAAATCTTGGATCACTTGCTTCAGTCATGTACCTTAAACATCAATCCAACTTTTCCAATGTTATTTGGATCACCATAGCAAATATCAAGTAAATTTTCAACCTCAAATTCTTCACCATTTGGAGGCTTTGAATCTTCATGTTCTTTATCATCTAAACCATTAAAATCACTTTCTTCTTCATCGAAACTTTGGTCACTAAGTACACAGTACTTGGTGCATAATTTCACCCATTCATTCAAAAGAGCCAAAAAATCATTGGCTTTCTCATTTCTCACCTAGAAAACAAGTCTACCGTAGCAAACACTAACCGTATTGCAAAAAACAAAGCAAGTAACTCTTAAatgttttgaaagttaaaataaatGATTCAGTTAGCACTACCTGAGTCTCTGGATGATTGAGCTTTAAGCTTTCACATGCATATTGATTGAAATCAACCGCCCAACACTACAAAACCAATATATATAAAGTCAAGTATATATAGTTAGCACATTCAATGAGGTCTGCAGGATTAACTTACAGTTTGGAGATTCATGTCAGACAAACTGGCACCCAGACATAAACCAGTAGACATTGCCCCACAGCCTGAATAGAGATCAAGCAAAGTGATGACATTCTTTTGACCAAATGTAGCCTCAGAATCTGGTGTTTTCTGATTTGTGGCATTAGTAGGATCTTCTGAAGAAACAGTGGATGAAGAACCACTATCAGTCCCAGCATGTTCtggaatcaagaaaaaaaaaagaatcagaGTAAGTGATAGACAATACCAATTACCAAAATCTCAGAAAATAATAATACTACCATTGGACAGATTTTCAAATGTAGAATATGCCAAAGAATATGACATATCATAATAAAGATCACATGGAGGAATGTTTTTCTCCTTAGCTTCCAAATCAATCTGTCATAGGAGGACATAATCAAGTTAGACATCTCAAAAACTAATTTAGAACAATCATCTAGATAATGTTAAGAAAAATATCAAGATATTTAAACCAACATTTGGAGTCACTCGTTTAATTTGTATCTTTGAGACAATGCAGTCCAACACATTGTCATTTGTCTCTTTTGATAAGAAAACTCTTCTTGAATCATGCACCACTTTGACTCCATGACAATGAGCATGTTCCTTGATAACCTAGAATTTAGTAATAAAATATACATCAAGGAATTCAATTTCCAAGAAAAGTTAATGTTAGAAAATCTAATGTTACTTACAGTATCTTCTGCTCTGAAAAACCATTGAGCAGTAAAGTATAGTTGATTATCAGTTGCTTGAAAAAATTCAACTATATGACCAATATAGTCAGCCTCTCCTTCACCTGCCTGAAATTATCAACCATGATAATTTATAAGGCAAAAGATAGTTTCCACATCCATGTTaactatataaaaaataatcaactTTCATGTCATACAAAAGAACAAAGCATGAGAGAAATGTGAGAATTAAATTAACAATTTTTCATGTCAACCAATAGCAAAAAGTGCCATACAACTAAACTTATCAACATAACTTTCCAAATGAGATTAAAATGAGGTATACAAAGTATTGTAAATATTAATAAATACTAAAGATGTTTCCTTTTTCATTCCAAAAATATGATAATCATGAGAAAGATAAAGAATATGTTAAATGAAACATTGATAAAACAACTTAGAAAAAGATAAAACAACTATGAGAGAAAGAAACAATGCAATATtattacatttttctttttccaattttgagaaaaaaagatAAATAAGCATGAGAAAAAGAAAGAATGTCATAGTATTGTATTATCTTTTCCCAATTTTCATAATATAATGTCAAACTTAAAAAATGAACTTTTGTATTAGAACTAAGAAAACAAGCATGTGTATAATGAGGTAGAATATTGAAAAATGCTGCAGCCAGAGTTAAGTTTATTCAATATTTAGTTCAGAACAGCTATGTCAAACAAAATGTTAAGAATAAATATCACAAAGCTCACTTTCACATATGCATCATCATAAAGGTTGTAAGTAACTCCATCCACTATGGCCTTCAAATAATGCTGCCTTGCCAGCAATATTGGTTCATCATCCACACTAAAATTAGAGAAGATATATCATTCATATATCATAGATAATGAGAGAAAACCAGAGAAATAAcaaaaaatacttttgaaattgagCTCTCACCTTTTGGCACTTCCAGAAGCATAGATCCTCTTTAACCACACAAAGAAAAAGCATAAATATAATCAGGTGACAACTATCAAAAAGACATTAAACTGCAAATGATTTTAAATACATGTCTTACTTTCCTCTGGTATCTCTCTGGCCAACGCTGTTTGGCTTCGGCCGCGGGAATAGGCTCGCCAATAAAGTGGCAGGCGAGCACAACATTTTCCTTTGACGTTTTGTTATAGCCAGCCCTCTTCTTCGGTGATAGTTTGATGCTCACCACTTCCTTCAGCTCTTTCTCTTCCGCCTCCTGATTTTCAGCTTCTTCAGATGTTTGATCGCTAGCAACATCATATCCTTCATCACCGATGCAGATATCCTTCTTCTTAATTGACTGATCCAGTGTTGGATCCGTCGATGCTACCTCACTAGCCTCGCCAACGATCTCCATGACTCGATTCTTGACTCCATCCAGGCCCCTGGCGCTACATCCGTTCGCATTTGCCACCCTCTTTTTTCTTTTGGTGGTTGGATCCGTCGGCTCTACCTGGTTTGCCCCTCCGACCACCACCGATGCCTCCATCTCCCTATTTGTGCTTACATCTGCAGCTATGGCACTATCTTTGCCAGCCTCAGAGGCACGCTTCTTTCCCCTAGTGGTGGGCGGTGTGGCGCGGGCACCGTTAGCCTCGGCGTCCAGCTTCGTCCGTCGCGTGCGCTTCTCCGCCGACGCCGTGGCCATTTCGGGAAGGTGTGAGGCCGACAACTGCGTGAACGACGGAAGAGGGATCGGACTTACAGGAATTGCTCTCCCCTCCTCCGCATTCGTCGCGCGCTTTTTTCCTCTGGTGGTTGGAGCCGACGGCGCTACCTCGTTCGCCGCTCCGACCACCGCCGCTCTTTCCGTGGCGCTATTCTCACTTCCATCTGCAGCCGTGGCACCGTCGATGCCAGCATCAGTCGCGCGCATCTTGCTTCGGGTGCTGGGGGGAGTAGCACGAGCACCGCTGGCCTCGGCCGCCCGCCTAACCCGCCGATCTCGCTTCTCCACCGACGCCGCAGTCATTTCAGGAAGCTGGGAGGTAGAGAACAGCGTGGAAGAATGCAGAAAGATGGTTGGAGGAGGGGATTGTCTAGGGTTTCGCAGCGGCGTCACCGCGTGGGAGATACTTAAAATCTGAATCGGAGGTGAAAATGTGGGGCTGTGAAAAGAGCGGGAACCGGAATCGTGGAAAATGAGATAAGTGgtttgaaagaaaattttgggGTCCGAACGAATTTGGGCGGTAGATTTAAATTTTTGCAGTGCGCATCGTAGGAAGAGTTGACCGTTGAGCGCTGACTAAACATAGGAATGTGATTCATTTCTCACTAATTACCATACTAACTACATTAACAATATgccattaaaaataattatatactttcattaaaaaatattttacgatatctttaaaataattaaagagataagtttaaacaatttttttttggtGGAGCTGTCCAcaccctaattttttttttctattatgcTATGTTTACTCTCAAGCgaggataaagaaaagaaaagaatcgATACTGGAAAATTATTCTAGGAGGAAGAGAAGATAAAGGAtaaagaaatctcttcctttgtATTCTTATTTATCTTCATTGAGGAAGATGGATACATATGATgtaattttataaacaaaaaaaGGTACAtgtgtcaatttttttttacatggTGTAATTTTGTAAGTTAAAAATGGTACATGCGTCATTAATTTTTGGTATATAATGTAATTTTGAGAATGCAAAGGGGTACATgcgttatttttttttcatttgttgctttccgtccgattttgaggtgatcgattttgaCTCCAAAATCATCCGTGGATGGATTCTGTTTCTCTTCCatctgaaaattttaatgaagtaaatggTGAAAACTTTTCCACTGCATAAATCTTTCCTTAGTTTTATTTTCCGCTCTCCAAAGTAAACACGGTATTAAAGATACTCTTAGATGaaacatttaaaatattctttttataacatttataaaatattttcctCCCCTTTTCCTATTTCCTCGCCCTCACTTTTTCTCTTTATAATCTAATAtcccaaaatataaaaattatagtaaTAAATCAATAATGGATCATGAAGATTCAATTCCTATGAACAATATAAGCATCTTACCAAGCCAAACAATTTGAGTAACCTTCGGCTATTAGAAACcaaacataaccaaatattgATCAACTATCATTTTATCTCCATGAATATATTGTTGGCACTAAAAAAAGGTAGATCTGCTATCTTAGCGGCTCCCCTAGTGTCGACcccacagatatggagggaggttcatgcaggtacacaggtcataggcgcATGGCAGGATAAACCTcaagtcgtcagttcctgagaatcgacttctgaccattacgccagagatagcATACGCCCACCATctacgctacgccctgggggctatATTGTTGGCACTAAAGATGTAACGACGGATGGTCATTGTAGTTTTTATTCCATTGTTGGCTTACTTGGTTTTAGTGATGATGTATGGCCGAGGGTGCAATGAAACCTTCTTGAGAAGATCATACATTTCGAAATATTATGTAAAGGTATATTCAATGAAGATGATCGTGTTAGAGTAGTAAGGCACAAGTTGAATTGTTTTGATGAAGCATCGTCACTCTTACATTGCCAAAAATGGGTTATCTCACATTTATGCCTATGAGGACTCCCATGGTTGAGACTCCAAAGTGTACTACTGTATTGCACATATGAATGGAAATCATTTTATTCAAGTATGTTTAATTTCAGTTCGACAatatatatttcttaatttataatGTGTTGCATTACTAATTATTCATTTTTAatgtataagtttttttttttgcggGGATCATCCATTACCTCTTATTGTTCACAAGTGATATGAATGTCGCATTCCATGCGCAATAGGATGGGATTTTGTGTATACTTATCAACTTATGTGATATAATCATATGTTAGGAGATTGTAGTGTAGTTTATAGTATAGACATTGTTCATTTGAACGTCAGACAATTCAGGACTGCACCGTCTGAGATTACTAAATACTTAAATCTTATTCCACTTATAACTCTTGTGGATATCTAGAGAAGTCGAGTATGGATTTTCTTCTTTAGttactttctaaattttttaaaattttactcacTTAGGCTCTGTTTGGTATGCATGATAGGATaggattatattttcaaaaagattttaatCAAGCGTTTGGTAGAGTTGATTAGAGGCAGGATTGTGAATGATTAGGAGTAGGATTCATAATACCTTGGCCTCAAGAGGAATTATTTATCTTACCTTTAATCATATCCTAATCAACTCAATCATATcctatcatgcatatcaaacggaGCCTTGAGGTATGGTAACTCTTGAAT
Coding sequences within it:
- the LOC122013341 gene encoding importin-11-like, which gives rise to MSLSAADLHTVYSFLSNALSIDESTRKQAESALAQCENRPGFCTCLLEIIAARDSGCRDDALLLASVYFKNSISRYWRHRRDTSGIRNGEKNHIQTKLLLHLREENTQIAIQLAVLVAKIARIDYPKE